One Ricinus communis isolate WT05 ecotype wild-type chromosome 1, ASM1957865v1, whole genome shotgun sequence DNA window includes the following coding sequences:
- the LOC8279667 gene encoding probably inactive leucine-rich repeat receptor-like protein kinase At5g48380 isoform X2, protein MITIAAMLISMMKRKKKIQIDRVVSLSTVEILRQNKGFMIGYAVFAVSVTFALMACDIPAWMNFKIRSKNLLKIRSKVLNMIRRKRKTKIIDSDQVTDFHTVDNLQDGGKEILRLQKVVTRLPYTDLRNATDNFSEKNIIGLGKMGIMFKATLPSGHFLPVKKLNYSQFLDEQFIAELRIPGAIRHINIIPIVGFCIKSKERLLVYKYMPNGRLYDWLHHRQDQVMNWPLRAKIAIGLARGLAWIHQGSYIRIIHLNISSKCILLDQSFEPKLSNFGEAIIMIPTKSSSENTEFWEMAFVKEDVYSFGIVLLELITGEDSSRMTSTSSSNSYGDSPSEWVSWKTLLV, encoded by the exons ATGATCACAATAGCAGCAATGCTAATATCAATGatgaagaggaagaaaaagatacAAATCGACCGAGTAGTTAGTTTGTCTACTGTAGAAATTCTACGGCAAAACAAG GGGTTTATGATCGGTTATGCAGTCTTTGCTGTTTCTGTGACATTTGCTTTAATGGCCTGTGACATACCTGCTTGGATGAATTTCAAGATCAGGAGCAAGAATTTGTTGAAAATCAGGAGTAAGGTTCTAAATATGATCAGGAGGAAGAGGAAGACCAAGATAATAGACTCTGATCAAGTGACAGATTTCCATACTGTGGATAATCTACAAGATGGTGGCAAAGAG ATTCTTAGGTTACAAAAGGTGGTCACAAGATTGCCTTACACAGATCTCAGAAATGCCACAGACAACTTTAGTGAAAAGAATATCATTGGATTGGGAAAGATGGGGATAATGTTCAAGGCAACCCTCCCAAGCGGACATTTCCTTCCAGTCAAGAAGTTAAACTACTCCCAATTCCTTGATGAGCAGTTCATAGCAGAATTAAGGATACCTGGTGCAATAAGACATATCAACATAATTCCAATTGTCGGATTCTGTATAAAGTCAAAGGAAAGGCTTCTGGTTTACAAATATATGCCAAATGGTAGACTTTATGACTGGCTACATCATCGGCAAGATCAGGTCATGAATTGGCCTTTAAGGGCTAAAATTGCCATTGGGTTGGCAAGAGGCTTGGCATGGATCCATCAAGGTAGCTACATTCGTATAATCCATCTTAACATAAGCTCAAAATGCATCTTACTTGATCAAAGTTTCGAGCCTAAGTTATCGAACTTTGGAGAGGCGATAATCATGATTCCAACTAAGAGTTCTAGTGAGAATACTGAATTCTGGGAAATGGCGTTCGTTAAGGAGGATGTCTATAGCTTTGGAATCGTTCTTCTCGAGCTGATTACTGGGGAGGATTCAAGCAGAATGACTAGTACTAGTTCATCAAACAGCTACGGTGACTCACCAAGTGAATGG GTTTCTTGGAAGACCCTTTTGGTTTGA
- the LOC8279667 gene encoding probably inactive leucine-rich repeat receptor-like protein kinase At5g48380 isoform X1, whose product MITIAAMLISMMKRKKKIQIDRVVSLSTVEILRQNKGFMIGYAVFAVSVTFALMACDIPAWMNFKIRSKNLLKIRSKVLNMIRRKRKTKIIDSDQVTDFHTVDNLQDGGKEILRLQKVVTRLPYTDLRNATDNFSEKNIIGLGKMGIMFKATLPSGHFLPVKKLNYSQFLDEQFIAELRIPGAIRHINIIPIVGFCIKSKERLLVYKYMPNGRLYDWLHHRQDQVMNWPLRAKIAIGLARGLAWIHQGSYIRIIHLNISSKCILLDQSFEPKLSNFGEAIIMIPTKSSSENTEFWEMAFVKEDVYSFGIVLLELITGEDSSRMTSTSSSNSYGDSPSEWVSHLFDRHSSTSYDLIDESVSGYGFDDDIHQFLEIAFSCVQPVVDQRPTMLEVYEQIKDIAEKYSIINGSKLLTKCEISTASLKGKSVEIETVESLNR is encoded by the exons ATGATCACAATAGCAGCAATGCTAATATCAATGatgaagaggaagaaaaagatacAAATCGACCGAGTAGTTAGTTTGTCTACTGTAGAAATTCTACGGCAAAACAAG GGGTTTATGATCGGTTATGCAGTCTTTGCTGTTTCTGTGACATTTGCTTTAATGGCCTGTGACATACCTGCTTGGATGAATTTCAAGATCAGGAGCAAGAATTTGTTGAAAATCAGGAGTAAGGTTCTAAATATGATCAGGAGGAAGAGGAAGACCAAGATAATAGACTCTGATCAAGTGACAGATTTCCATACTGTGGATAATCTACAAGATGGTGGCAAAGAG ATTCTTAGGTTACAAAAGGTGGTCACAAGATTGCCTTACACAGATCTCAGAAATGCCACAGACAACTTTAGTGAAAAGAATATCATTGGATTGGGAAAGATGGGGATAATGTTCAAGGCAACCCTCCCAAGCGGACATTTCCTTCCAGTCAAGAAGTTAAACTACTCCCAATTCCTTGATGAGCAGTTCATAGCAGAATTAAGGATACCTGGTGCAATAAGACATATCAACATAATTCCAATTGTCGGATTCTGTATAAAGTCAAAGGAAAGGCTTCTGGTTTACAAATATATGCCAAATGGTAGACTTTATGACTGGCTACATCATCGGCAAGATCAGGTCATGAATTGGCCTTTAAGGGCTAAAATTGCCATTGGGTTGGCAAGAGGCTTGGCATGGATCCATCAAGGTAGCTACATTCGTATAATCCATCTTAACATAAGCTCAAAATGCATCTTACTTGATCAAAGTTTCGAGCCTAAGTTATCGAACTTTGGAGAGGCGATAATCATGATTCCAACTAAGAGTTCTAGTGAGAATACTGAATTCTGGGAAATGGCGTTCGTTAAGGAGGATGTCTATAGCTTTGGAATCGTTCTTCTCGAGCTGATTACTGGGGAGGATTCAAGCAGAATGACTAGTACTAGTTCATCAAACAGCTACGGTGACTCACCAAGTGAATGGGTTAGTCATCTTTTTGACAGACACTCTTCTACTTCATATGATCTGATTGATGAATCTGTTTCAGGGTATGGATTTGACGATGACATTCATCAGTTCCTTGAAATTGCATTTAGTTGTGTTCAACCTGTTGTAGATCAAAGACCGACAATGTTAGAAGTGTATGAACAGATAAAAGATATAGCAGAGAAATATAGCATCATCAATGGTTCTAAGCTACTTACAAAATGTGAAATATCCACTGCTAGTCTCAAAGGAAAATCTGTTGAAATTGAAACAGTAGAGTCCTTAAACAGGTGA
- the LOC8279686 gene encoding probably inactive leucine-rich repeat receptor-like protein kinase At5g48380 isoform X1: MSKLCKQIQMAQKRIVDAILLPIFIWLLLGSFATTIGTATDIVCLKSIKHSLEDPFDYLKSSWDFSNNTEGFICEFTGVDCWHADENKVLNLRLSGMGLKGQFPSGIENCTSLTGLDLSNNELQGPIPFNISKLLPYITSLDLSSNNFSGEIPTDIANCSHLNVLKLDHNRLASQIPPAIGFLDRIKVFSVANNLLSGPVPDFQNATFPADSYANNILLCGGPLEKCKDHSRKFHWRFDYSFRSGFEIGYAVSAISAVVVYASYCVPWVYMGKKNGLITIPAMVMLMMRKKNKKVEFDQLGSLSTVEFLLEKEVSTSENFVTRMSFKDLRDATDNFSQDNVIWSGEMGTMYKAPLANGWSLAVKKFFNSQQSEERFITELKILGRLRHDNLIPIIGFCNESKKRLLVYKYISKGNLFYWLHSREDKKRILEWPLRMKIAAGLARGLAWLHHCCEFRVAHLNISSKNVLLDQNFEAKLSNFGMATMINPKEINASTGFCMDTEFWEECFLKEDVFNFGLVLLELITGRNITSSTGSNGSLGKSISDFASRSSCMYDAIDELLIGQGHDGEISEFLRVACNCVQPFPEQRPSMLYVYTTISIIQARHGN, from the exons atgAGCAAGCTATGTAAACAGATCCAAATGGCACAAAAAAGAATAGTTGATGCAATTCTTCTCCCCATTTTCATATGGTTATTGCTTGGTTCCTTTGCTACTACTATAGGTACTGCAACTGATATTGTTTGCTTAAAATCTATTAAACATTCCTTGGAAGACCCTTTTGATTACTTAAAGTCTTCATGGGACTTCAGCAACAATACAGAAGGCTTCATCTGTGAATTTACAGGAGTGGATTGTTGGCATGCTGACGAGAACAAGGTATTAAATCTCAGACTGTCTGGCATGGGGCTCAAGGGCCAGTTCCCTAGTGGGATTGAGAACTGTACAAGTTTAACGGGGTTGGACCTTTCCAATAATGAGCTTCAGGGACCAATCCCATTTAACATCTCAAAATTACTACCATATATTACTTCTCTTGATCTATCGTCCAACAATTTCTCTGGCGAAATCCCAACCGATATTGCCAATTGCAGTCATCTAAATGTTCTCAAACTAGACCACAACCGACTAGCTAGTCAGATTCCACCAGCAATTGGATTTCTCGATCGGATCAAGGTCTTCAGTGTCGCTAATAATCTATTATCAGGGCCAGTGCCTGACTTTCAAAACGCTACGTTTCCAGCTGATAGCTAtgcaaataatattttactctGTGGAGGACCTCTGGAAAAGTGCAAAGACCATTCAAGGAAATTCCATTGGAGATTTGATTATTCATTCAGAAGCGGATTTGAGATTGGCTATGCGGTTTCTGCAATTTCAGCTGTGGTTGTGTATGCATCCTATTGTGTGCCATGGGTGTATATGGGGAAGAAGAATGGGTTGATTACAATACCAGCAATGGTAATGTTGATGATGaggaagaagaacaagaaagtGGAGTTTGACCAACTGGGTAGCTTGTCAACTGTGGAGTTCCTACTGGAGAAAGAG GTTTCTACCTCAGAGAACTTTGTTACAAGAATGAGTTTTAAAGATCTTCGCGATGCAACTGATAATTTTAGCCAAGATAATGTCATATGGTCGGGAGAAATGGGAACCATGTACAAGGCACCTCTTGCTAATGGTTGGTCCCTTGCTgtcaagaaattttttaattctcaacAATCTGAGGAACGCTTCATTACTGAATTGAAGATATTAGGAAGACTGAGACATGACAACCTAATTCCAATTATCGGATTCTGCAACGAATCCAAGAAAAGGCTTCTggtgtataaatatatatcaaaggGAAACCTTTTTTATTGGTTGCATTCAAGGGAAGACAAGAAGAGGATTCTTGAATGGCCTTTGAGGATGAAAATTGCTGCTGGTTTGGCAAGAGGCTTGGCATGGCTCCACCACTGTTGCGAGTTCCGTGTGGCTCATCTTAACATAAGCTCTAAGAATGTGTTGCTCGATCAGAATTTTGAAGCCAAGTTATCAAACTTTGGAATGGCCACAATGATCAACCCAAAGGAGATCAATGCAAGCACCGGTTTCTGTATGGATACTGAATTTTGGGAGGAGTGTTTTCTCAAGGAAGATGTTTTCAACTTTGGACTCGTGCTTCTTGAATTGATTACAGGTAGGAATATTACTTCTTCAACTGGTTCTAATGGAAGCTTAGGAAAATCGATAAGTGACTTTGCTTCAAGGTCTTCTTGTATGTATGATGCCATTGATGAGCTTCTGATAGGCCAAGGACATGATGGTGAGATTTCCGAGTTCCTCAGAGTTGCTTGTAATTGTGTCCAGCCCTTTCCAGAGCAAAGGCCAAGCATGCTTTATGTGTATACAACAATCAGCATCATTCAAGCCAGACATGGCAATTAG
- the LOC8279686 gene encoding probably inactive leucine-rich repeat receptor-like protein kinase At5g48380 isoform X2, whose amino-acid sequence MSKLCKQIQMAQKRIVDAILLPIFIWLLLGSFATTIGTATDIVCLKSIKHSLEDPFDYLKSSWDFSNNTEGFICEFTGVDCWHADENKVLNLRLSGMGLKGQFPSGIENCTSLTGLDLSNNELQGPIPFNISKLLPYITSLDLSSNNFSGEIPTDIANCSHLNVLKLDHNRLASQIPPAIGFLDRIKVFSVANNLLSGPVPDFQNATFPADSYANNILLCGGPLEKCKDHSRKFHWRFDYSFRSGFEIGYAVSAISAVVVYASYCVPWVYMGKKNGLITIPAMVMLMMRKKNKKVEFDQLGSLSTVEFLLEKEVSTSENFVTRMSFKDLRDATDNFSQDNVIWSGEMGTMYKAPLANGWSLAVKKFFNSQQSEERFITELKILGRLRHDNLIPIIGFCNESKKRLLVYKYISKGNLFYWLHSREDKKRILEWPLRMKIAAGLARGLAWLHHCCEFRVAHLNISSKNVLLDQNFEAKLSNFGMATMINPKEINASTGFCMDTEFWEECFLKEDVFNFGLVLLELITGRNITSSTGSNGSLGKSISDFASRSSCMYDGEISEFLRVACNCVQPFPEQRPSMLYVYTTISIIQARHGN is encoded by the exons atgAGCAAGCTATGTAAACAGATCCAAATGGCACAAAAAAGAATAGTTGATGCAATTCTTCTCCCCATTTTCATATGGTTATTGCTTGGTTCCTTTGCTACTACTATAGGTACTGCAACTGATATTGTTTGCTTAAAATCTATTAAACATTCCTTGGAAGACCCTTTTGATTACTTAAAGTCTTCATGGGACTTCAGCAACAATACAGAAGGCTTCATCTGTGAATTTACAGGAGTGGATTGTTGGCATGCTGACGAGAACAAGGTATTAAATCTCAGACTGTCTGGCATGGGGCTCAAGGGCCAGTTCCCTAGTGGGATTGAGAACTGTACAAGTTTAACGGGGTTGGACCTTTCCAATAATGAGCTTCAGGGACCAATCCCATTTAACATCTCAAAATTACTACCATATATTACTTCTCTTGATCTATCGTCCAACAATTTCTCTGGCGAAATCCCAACCGATATTGCCAATTGCAGTCATCTAAATGTTCTCAAACTAGACCACAACCGACTAGCTAGTCAGATTCCACCAGCAATTGGATTTCTCGATCGGATCAAGGTCTTCAGTGTCGCTAATAATCTATTATCAGGGCCAGTGCCTGACTTTCAAAACGCTACGTTTCCAGCTGATAGCTAtgcaaataatattttactctGTGGAGGACCTCTGGAAAAGTGCAAAGACCATTCAAGGAAATTCCATTGGAGATTTGATTATTCATTCAGAAGCGGATTTGAGATTGGCTATGCGGTTTCTGCAATTTCAGCTGTGGTTGTGTATGCATCCTATTGTGTGCCATGGGTGTATATGGGGAAGAAGAATGGGTTGATTACAATACCAGCAATGGTAATGTTGATGATGaggaagaagaacaagaaagtGGAGTTTGACCAACTGGGTAGCTTGTCAACTGTGGAGTTCCTACTGGAGAAAGAG GTTTCTACCTCAGAGAACTTTGTTACAAGAATGAGTTTTAAAGATCTTCGCGATGCAACTGATAATTTTAGCCAAGATAATGTCATATGGTCGGGAGAAATGGGAACCATGTACAAGGCACCTCTTGCTAATGGTTGGTCCCTTGCTgtcaagaaattttttaattctcaacAATCTGAGGAACGCTTCATTACTGAATTGAAGATATTAGGAAGACTGAGACATGACAACCTAATTCCAATTATCGGATTCTGCAACGAATCCAAGAAAAGGCTTCTggtgtataaatatatatcaaaggGAAACCTTTTTTATTGGTTGCATTCAAGGGAAGACAAGAAGAGGATTCTTGAATGGCCTTTGAGGATGAAAATTGCTGCTGGTTTGGCAAGAGGCTTGGCATGGCTCCACCACTGTTGCGAGTTCCGTGTGGCTCATCTTAACATAAGCTCTAAGAATGTGTTGCTCGATCAGAATTTTGAAGCCAAGTTATCAAACTTTGGAATGGCCACAATGATCAACCCAAAGGAGATCAATGCAAGCACCGGTTTCTGTATGGATACTGAATTTTGGGAGGAGTGTTTTCTCAAGGAAGATGTTTTCAACTTTGGACTCGTGCTTCTTGAATTGATTACAGGTAGGAATATTACTTCTTCAACTGGTTCTAATGGAAGCTTAGGAAAATCGATAAGTGACTTTGCTTCAAGGTCTTCTTGTATGT ATGATGGTGAGATTTCCGAGTTCCTCAGAGTTGCTTGTAATTGTGTCCAGCCCTTTCCAGAGCAAAGGCCAAGCATGCTTTATGTGTATACAACAATCAGCATCATTCAAGCCAGACATGGCAATTAG